One part of the Salinivirga cyanobacteriivorans genome encodes these proteins:
- a CDS encoding DDE-type integrase/transposase/recombinase codes for MGEKKEIVCKYIGFGLRRDIALSIAGVTKHQYYYKSLGKRPGRKPTSTTEKLEDGQKIIKNNSVVIKKIKNIQSDPDTDYGYRKMATALMLLGYLINHKKVYRLMKESQLLKTKYNRQPKTYARYRIVTPKGPLEVIEMDIKYIWITQARRYAFILTIIDTFTRAVLHWRVGFSMKSGDVKKAWEQVIIDHLQPADILTKGVHVEIRNDNGPQFGSKIIQSFFKENYLNQVFTHPYTPQENGHVESFHNILSKSLGNNNFWDIGQLTQRLTIFYEKYNNVRLHGSIANLPPRLFWEMWDKGLIIRKEYKNRKVRFYSKIPYYQLSGNESLREVPCLNRAALDEPSDLHRKVNGPVTPKQPSVKRSPSVVPC; via the coding sequence CTGGGCGAGAAAAAAGAAATAGTTTGTAAATATATTGGGTTTGGACTTCGCAGAGACATTGCTCTTTCCATTGCCGGAGTTACCAAGCATCAATATTATTATAAATCTCTTGGCAAACGGCCAGGCAGAAAACCCACCAGTACAACAGAAAAACTGGAGGATGGCCAAAAAATTATTAAAAACAACTCTGTTGTTATCAAAAAAATAAAAAACATACAGTCTGATCCGGATACAGATTATGGCTACAGAAAGATGGCAACAGCTTTAATGTTGCTGGGATATTTAATTAACCACAAAAAAGTATATCGGCTGATGAAAGAGTCTCAATTATTAAAAACAAAGTATAATCGACAGCCAAAAACATATGCCAGATATCGAATAGTCACCCCGAAAGGCCCCCTGGAAGTAATCGAAATGGACATCAAATATATTTGGATTACCCAAGCACGCAGGTATGCTTTTATTTTGACTATTATAGACACATTTACACGAGCTGTTTTACATTGGAGGGTGGGATTTTCTATGAAATCAGGCGATGTTAAAAAGGCATGGGAGCAAGTAATTATTGATCATTTGCAGCCGGCTGATATATTAACTAAGGGTGTACATGTGGAGATCCGTAATGATAATGGGCCACAATTTGGCTCAAAAATCATCCAATCATTTTTTAAGGAAAATTATCTTAATCAAGTTTTTACACACCCGTATACCCCACAGGAAAATGGTCATGTGGAGAGTTTTCACAACATTTTATCAAAATCGCTTGGCAATAATAACTTTTGGGATATTGGGCAATTAACACAACGACTTACAATATTTTATGAAAAATACAACAACGTCCGACTACACGGCTCTATTGCAAACCTTCCACCTCGTTTATTTTGGGAAATGTGGGATAAAGGATTAATAATTCGTAAAGAATACAAAAACCGAAAAGTCAGGTTTTACTCCAAAATCCCCTACTACCAGCTATCGGGGAATGAGAGCCTGAGGGAAGTCCCTTGCTTAAATCGGGCGGCTCTCGATGAGCCGTCAGATTTACATAGAAAGGTGAACGGGCCCGTTACACCAAAACAACCATCGGTAAAAAGGTCACCTTCGGTCGTCCCTTGCTAA
- a CDS encoding glycoside hydrolase family 16 protein, whose product MNRILIIALMAFMPFVISCNSGNKKSEKETASNDVWEVDFFDDFDTFNPDNWQDQRIWVNNEEQCYVPDGEYGTREVSDGTLKIKVVNIGEKIDCDNMDKHGNQHPETQYVAGRIVTKNRKEFVKGKWTARLRLHGNGEASMFPAWWILGARNNEPPVQEADENVCWPLTGSGEIDIFEHHGDHQKDKYTTGAIKSLGECDKGDWRSLRTDIPATLNEYHEYSVEWEGSDLVFRLDGKEVHRNVGQGDEYPEPMFAILNYAKITDSPMEGEWVMEVDWVKHESRK is encoded by the coding sequence ATGAATCGTATTTTAATTATTGCGTTAATGGCGTTTATGCCATTTGTGATAAGCTGTAATAGCGGCAACAAAAAATCTGAAAAAGAAACTGCATCAAATGATGTTTGGGAAGTAGATTTCTTCGATGACTTTGATACATTTAACCCCGACAACTGGCAGGACCAGCGCATTTGGGTTAATAATGAAGAGCAGTGTTATGTGCCAGATGGTGAGTATGGAACACGCGAGGTAAGTGATGGTACGCTTAAGATAAAAGTGGTTAATATCGGAGAAAAAATCGACTGTGACAATATGGACAAGCATGGGAATCAGCATCCTGAGACCCAATATGTAGCAGGACGTATCGTTACAAAAAACCGGAAAGAGTTTGTAAAAGGTAAATGGACGGCGCGCTTAAGGTTGCATGGCAATGGTGAGGCAAGTATGTTTCCTGCCTGGTGGATACTTGGCGCAAGAAACAATGAGCCTCCAGTACAGGAAGCGGACGAAAATGTTTGCTGGCCGCTAACCGGCTCTGGCGAGATTGATATTTTTGAACATCATGGAGACCATCAAAAAGATAAATATACCACCGGAGCTATTAAAAGCCTTGGTGAGTGCGATAAAGGCGATTGGCGAAGTTTACGTACCGATATCCCTGCCACGCTCAACGAATACCACGAATACTCTGTAGAGTGGGAGGGCAGCGACCTTGTTTTCCGGCTCGATGGCAAAGAAGTGCATCGCAATGTTGGTCAGGGCGATGAATACCCGGAGCCCATGTTTGCGATCTTAAATTATGCAAAAATCACAGATTCGCCCATGGAAGGCGAATGGGTGATGGAAGTGGATTGGGTGAAACACGAATCCCGGAAGTAG
- a CDS encoding response regulator transcription factor: MKKIAIADDHALIREGIKAALAGTDNYNIVGEVSDGRACINLLKQEPIDVILLDIDMPQKNGVEVGQWIKSMQLNVKIIYITSHVDFFSFYQAWKLRPSGFLFKENALEEILLCLQQVEQGATYFSPETEAFLNSNQHLVKNFEAIHEKLNALSAKEKQILLHIANSKTTSEIADELFNSYKTIENHRYNISRKLDINGANNLMRFAIQHYDLIKAEVSDDIRDL, translated from the coding sequence ATGAAAAAAATTGCAATAGCAGATGACCATGCATTAATCAGGGAAGGAATAAAGGCAGCTTTGGCCGGAACCGATAATTATAATATTGTTGGTGAAGTTAGCGATGGACGTGCATGTATAAATTTACTTAAGCAGGAGCCAATAGATGTTATTTTGCTCGATATTGATATGCCCCAAAAGAATGGAGTAGAAGTGGGGCAATGGATTAAGTCGATGCAGCTAAACGTGAAAATCATATATATAACCAGCCATGTTGACTTTTTTAGCTTTTATCAGGCCTGGAAACTACGTCCATCAGGATTTTTATTCAAGGAGAATGCTCTGGAAGAGATCCTGCTTTGCCTTCAACAGGTAGAGCAGGGGGCCACATATTTTTCACCTGAAACGGAAGCATTTCTGAATAGTAATCAGCACCTTGTAAAAAATTTTGAAGCAATTCATGAGAAGCTAAATGCACTTTCTGCCAAAGAGAAACAAATATTATTGCATATTGCCAATAGCAAAACAACCAGTGAAATAGCTGATGAGCTTTTTAACAGTTATAAAACCATCGAAAACCACAGGTACAATATATCTCGTAAACTGGATATTAACGGAGCAAATAATTTAATGCGCTTTGCTATACAGCATTATGATCTTATAAAAGCAGAGGTGTCTGATGATATTCGGGATTTGTGA
- a CDS encoding MBL fold metallo-hydrolase, whose amino-acid sequence MKRILKMIGLSLLGIIFLGIIGVVLFMTFSPQFGSSLSKEQKAAFSQLQNFKNGKFQNQQPSPMDMDFRKVFKEMVNKSPYRKPHENIAVQKIDSASISSLNAETTRLTWFGHATFLLEMDGKKILIDPMLSKSPSPVSFAGSKRFSDEIPIEASNLPFIDAVILSHDHYDHLDYKTIKQLKNKVGQFYAPLGVGNHLESWGVDASIIYELNWGDSIQHDHINLVCAPARHFSGRGFFDRATTLWCSWIIQGKKDNIFFSGDSGYGIHYKEIGDQYGPFDISLLECGQYNENWKHLHMMPEGTAQAAVDLKSKLMMPIHWGAFTLAFHDWADPVERALAKAKELNMPITTPEIGEPVVLGEKYFPNEKWWTKYIIQ is encoded by the coding sequence ATGAAAAGGATATTAAAAATGATTGGACTTTCGCTACTGGGAATTATTTTTTTAGGCATCATAGGGGTGGTGTTGTTTATGACTTTCAGCCCCCAGTTTGGCAGTAGCTTATCGAAGGAACAAAAAGCTGCTTTCAGCCAACTGCAAAATTTTAAAAATGGTAAATTTCAGAATCAACAGCCAAGCCCAATGGATATGGATTTCAGGAAGGTTTTTAAGGAAATGGTGAATAAATCTCCATACAGAAAGCCACATGAAAATATTGCGGTACAAAAAATTGATTCTGCCTCAATTTCCAGCCTCAATGCCGAGACAACGCGTTTAACCTGGTTTGGACACGCTACCTTTTTACTGGAGATGGATGGAAAGAAAATCCTTATTGATCCAATGCTTTCCAAATCCCCTTCGCCGGTTTCTTTTGCAGGATCAAAAAGGTTTTCAGACGAAATACCAATTGAAGCATCCAATTTGCCTTTTATTGACGCAGTAATTTTATCGCACGATCATTACGACCATCTGGATTATAAAACCATTAAGCAACTGAAAAATAAAGTAGGGCAGTTTTATGCCCCGCTCGGCGTGGGCAACCATTTGGAGTCGTGGGGTGTAGATGCGTCAATTATTTATGAGCTGAATTGGGGCGATAGCATTCAGCATGATCATATTAACCTGGTATGCGCTCCTGCACGTCATTTTTCAGGCAGAGGATTTTTCGACCGGGCTACAACGCTATGGTGCTCATGGATTATTCAGGGCAAAAAAGATAATATATTTTTTAGCGGTGATAGTGGGTACGGGATACATTATAAAGAGATTGGCGATCAATACGGTCCATTTGATATCTCACTTTTAGAGTGTGGGCAGTATAACGAGAACTGGAAACACTTACACATGATGCCCGAAGGAACAGCACAGGCCGCTGTAGACCTTAAAAGTAAACTTATGATGCCAATTCATTGGGGAGCGTTCACACTTGCCTTTCACGATTGGGCAGATCCTGTAGAACGCGCATTGGCTAAAGCCAAAGAACTTAATATGCCCATAACCACTCCCGAAATTGGAGAGCCTGTTGTTTTGGGTGAAAAATATTTTCCAAACGAAAAATGGTGGACAAAATATATCATTCAATAA
- a CDS encoding transposase gives MKKRKFTKEEKLQIIKEATEQGVNVTLEKHGIYPATYYGWKKKFETMGEAGFRHGMTPAQLKEIKRLEKENETLKKLLAEKELEGRLKDDMLKKKYAWARKKK, from the coding sequence ATGAAAAAAAGAAAATTCACCAAAGAGGAAAAGCTTCAGATTATAAAAGAAGCTACAGAACAAGGAGTTAACGTAACCCTTGAGAAACACGGAATTTATCCGGCCACATATTATGGTTGGAAGAAAAAATTCGAAACCATGGGAGAAGCTGGCTTTCGCCATGGGATGACCCCTGCTCAGTTAAAAGAGATTAAGCGTTTAGAAAAAGAAAACGAAACGCTGAAAAAGCTTTTAGCCGAAAAAGAACTTGAAGGGCGGCTCAAAGATGATATGCTAAAAAAGAAGTATGCCTGGGCGAGAAAAAAGAAATAG
- a CDS encoding VOC family protein has product MKYFILIISIVTILFGCNRENNKTNAMAKEAQETNSSSSSKDTTPKVTGIGGIFFFSENPEKTKDWYSKNLGLEVNQWGSSFEFRNANRPEEINYLQWSPFKEGSEYFEPSKKEFMINYRVQNIEGLLKKLKENGVTILDSIETYEYGKFVHIMDDEGNKIELWEPVDSVFTAMGGKTTK; this is encoded by the coding sequence ATGAAATATTTTATATTGATTATCTCAATCGTAACCATTTTGTTCGGTTGTAATCGGGAAAATAACAAAACAAATGCTATGGCAAAAGAGGCACAAGAGACAAACAGCTCGTCATCATCAAAAGACACCACTCCAAAAGTTACTGGAATCGGGGGCATCTTCTTTTTTTCAGAAAATCCTGAAAAAACAAAAGATTGGTATTCAAAGAATCTCGGCCTTGAGGTGAATCAGTGGGGTTCAAGCTTTGAATTTAGAAATGCCAACAGACCTGAAGAGATAAATTACCTCCAATGGAGCCCATTTAAAGAGGGTAGTGAATATTTTGAGCCTTCTAAAAAAGAGTTTATGATAAACTACAGAGTGCAAAATATAGAAGGCCTCTTAAAGAAACTTAAAGAAAATGGTGTAACCATACTCGACAGTATTGAAACCTATGAATATGGCAAGTTTGTGCACATAATGGATGATGAGGGCAACAAAATAGAACTTTGGGAACCTGTTGACAGTGTATTTACGGCTATGGGTGGTAAAACGACAAAATAA
- a CDS encoding FAD:protein FMN transferase: MKYLTLILVVFLVTTSCNQDKSKYIKNQGQAHGTFYHIIYESPNGVDYHDQLRSTMQRIDKSLSTYDPVSVISRINQNDSSVVLDDHFLNVYRRAEEIANETHGAFDITVAPLVNAWGFGYTEPQRTDSVSIATILEYVGYEKVHLINGNLNKDTAAIQLDASAIAKGYSVDQAAEKLEKKGVKNYMVEIGGEIRVKGQNPNGLAWRIGIDEPTEDQALMDRKIQRILHINKGALATSGNYRQFYEKNGQKYAHTINPKTGYPVQHRLLSASVLAPDCMTADAYATAFMVLGFHASMDIVEQHPELKAYFILSGEEEPFEVKYSEGMQSHLKD; encoded by the coding sequence ATGAAATATTTAACACTCATTTTAGTTGTATTTTTGGTTACAACATCCTGTAATCAGGATAAAAGTAAATATATTAAAAACCAGGGACAGGCCCACGGTACATTTTATCACATTATTTATGAATCGCCAAACGGAGTCGATTACCACGATCAACTGCGCAGTACGATGCAACGCATTGATAAATCTTTGTCTACATATGACCCTGTTTCAGTTATCAGTCGCATTAATCAGAACGATAGTTCTGTAGTATTGGACGACCATTTTCTGAATGTATACCGAAGAGCAGAAGAAATTGCAAATGAAACACATGGCGCTTTTGACATAACTGTTGCACCATTGGTAAATGCCTGGGGATTTGGTTATACCGAACCGCAGCGAACCGATTCTGTTTCGATAGCAACCATTTTGGAGTACGTTGGTTACGAAAAGGTACATTTAATCAATGGCAATCTGAATAAAGACACAGCAGCCATTCAATTAGATGCCAGTGCCATTGCTAAGGGGTACTCTGTAGATCAGGCAGCTGAAAAACTTGAGAAAAAGGGCGTAAAAAACTATATGGTTGAGATTGGCGGCGAAATTCGTGTAAAAGGCCAAAATCCCAATGGACTGGCCTGGAGAATAGGTATAGATGAGCCCACAGAAGATCAGGCACTTATGGATCGCAAAATACAGCGTATACTTCATATCAATAAAGGTGCGCTTGCAACTTCGGGTAATTACCGCCAGTTTTATGAGAAAAATGGCCAAAAATATGCGCATACAATCAATCCAAAAACCGGATATCCGGTACAGCACAGGTTGCTTAGTGCTTCTGTACTGGCTCCCGATTGTATGACGGCAGATGCCTACGCCACCGCATTTATGGTGCTTGGATTTCATGCCTCCATGGATATTGTGGAGCAACACCCGGAGCTAAAGGCTTATTTTATACTAAGTGGCGAAGAAGAGCCATTTGAAGTAAAATATTCTGAGGGAATGCAATCGCATTTGAAAGATTAA
- a CDS encoding tetratricopeptide repeat-containing sensor histidine kinase, translating to MKMSRFLFLAFIGALLFVLQAANAQRPVEEEVKRVYHVADSLYKLEDSHKALDTLLSVLPDFNEFHNDSLESKVLGLFGHLQKNMGNDTVGIGKFMQGLKSRQLRKYLNAVEAMGLYFERREHYTKALSYYKKMILFARTLNDTLKLGEGYFKTGKMFKALLNFPKANQYFNEALIYYKSSNAQQQIIKLYNQLGDMSAEMGQPDSAKIFFRKAISFARNTESATSRIIAYHRLAIIAGDNGNFNEALIYYENSKELATQKEPKYLPSIYFDLASFFEKFGKTGKAEKAYKESMIYAAEYNNTAIQINAAKKLAELYALKNMNSRAVKYYQLSIMLADSMQQINSIQEMARFEARYNLMQKEQEIALLDRERKLKAVKLKNQELRSKLYIGGLILLALLAAVLFYHIVTHIKKNRLLSEQNAKINEQNEELSQINQQLSESENHLMQALSTKNKLFAIIGHDLKSPLMDIKNLIFILKNNAGQFGKDALKNHTGQIENRLISLLELLNNLLNWGMTERDALKYTPQKVDLVQLISKTIRLFDGMTANKNISVRSNLPESISWYTDFNMMEFVLRNVLSNAIKFSEKDSQIDITATLDYDRLYISIADYGMGMTRDQLKKVFDRTSEKVRAGTQNEKGTGLGMSLTYEFVKQMNGVIDIDSRPNKGTRVEITFEANDKRAIH from the coding sequence ATGAAAATGTCTAGGTTCTTATTTCTGGCTTTTATCGGGGCACTGCTATTTGTATTGCAGGCTGCCAACGCTCAGCGTCCAGTCGAGGAGGAGGTGAAAAGGGTATACCATGTGGCAGATAGCCTTTATAAGCTAGAAGACTCTCATAAGGCATTGGATACACTTTTATCAGTATTGCCTGATTTTAATGAGTTCCATAATGATTCTCTCGAAAGTAAAGTGCTTGGGTTATTTGGCCATTTACAAAAAAATATGGGTAACGATACTGTGGGGATTGGGAAATTTATGCAAGGACTCAAATCAAGGCAGCTTAGAAAGTATTTGAATGCTGTAGAGGCAATGGGTCTTTACTTTGAACGCAGGGAGCATTATACAAAAGCTTTGAGCTATTATAAAAAAATGATTCTTTTTGCCCGTACTTTGAATGATACCCTGAAGTTAGGTGAGGGATATTTCAAAACAGGTAAAATGTTTAAGGCACTTTTAAACTTCCCTAAAGCGAATCAGTATTTTAATGAGGCTTTGATTTATTATAAAAGTAGCAATGCTCAGCAACAAATTATTAAATTATATAACCAGCTTGGCGATATGAGTGCAGAAATGGGACAACCCGATTCTGCAAAAATATTTTTTCGAAAAGCTATATCTTTTGCACGCAATACAGAATCGGCCACTAGCCGAATCATTGCCTACCACAGGTTAGCAATAATTGCTGGAGATAATGGTAATTTTAATGAGGCGTTGATCTATTATGAAAATTCGAAAGAGTTGGCAACTCAAAAAGAACCTAAATACTTACCCTCTATATATTTTGATCTAGCCAGCTTTTTTGAAAAATTTGGTAAAACCGGTAAGGCTGAGAAAGCTTATAAAGAGAGCATGATTTATGCAGCAGAATACAACAATACTGCTATTCAGATCAATGCTGCAAAGAAACTGGCAGAGTTGTATGCGTTAAAAAATATGAATAGCCGGGCCGTGAAATACTATCAGCTTTCAATAATGCTGGCTGATAGTATGCAACAAATTAATAGCATTCAGGAAATGGCCCGTTTTGAGGCCCGATATAATCTGATGCAAAAGGAACAGGAAATTGCATTGCTTGACAGGGAAAGAAAACTGAAAGCTGTAAAACTAAAAAATCAGGAGTTGCGTTCGAAGCTATATATCGGAGGGCTGATTTTACTCGCTTTATTGGCAGCTGTTTTATTCTACCATATTGTAACGCATATTAAGAAAAACCGATTACTTTCTGAGCAAAATGCAAAAATTAACGAGCAAAATGAGGAGCTTAGCCAGATAAACCAACAATTGAGCGAGTCTGAAAACCATCTTATGCAGGCGCTATCTACAAAAAATAAGCTTTTTGCCATTATAGGACACGACCTTAAAAGTCCGTTAATGGACATCAAAAACCTGATTTTTATTCTCAAAAATAATGCAGGCCAGTTTGGAAAGGATGCACTTAAAAACCATACGGGTCAGATCGAAAACCGACTGATATCGTTACTTGAATTGCTAAACAATCTACTTAACTGGGGCATGACAGAACGAGATGCACTTAAGTATACGCCTCAAAAAGTTGATTTGGTTCAGCTGATTTCAAAAACCATTCGTTTGTTTGACGGAATGACTGCAAATAAAAATATTAGTGTCAGGAGTAATTTGCCGGAGTCCATAAGTTGGTACACTGATTTTAATATGATGGAGTTTGTGTTGCGCAATGTTTTGTCAAACGCAATAAAATTTTCTGAAAAAGATAGTCAAATCGATATAACAGCTACATTAGATTATGATCGGCTTTACATTAGCATTGCCGATTATGGGATGGGCATGACAAGAGATCAGCTGAAGAAGGTTTTTGACCGAACGTCAGAAAAGGTAAGAGCCGGAACTCAGAATGAAAAAGGCACTGGTCTTGGTATGTCGTTGACTTATGAGTTTGTTAAACAAATGAACGGCGTTATCGATATTGATAGTAGACCCAATAAAGGTACGCGTGTTGAGATAACTTTTGAAGCGAATGATAAAAGAGCAATACATTGA
- a CDS encoding DMT family transporter, translating to MNWIILTIAGFFEVAFAFCLAKAKETTGTEMYLWYTGFAVTLLISMTLLVKATQALPIGTAYAVWTGIGAVGTALVGIFVFKEPTTFLRLFFLSTLIISIVGLRAVSH from the coding sequence ATGAACTGGATTATTTTAACCATTGCAGGTTTTTTTGAGGTAGCTTTTGCGTTTTGCCTTGCAAAGGCAAAAGAAACCACCGGTACTGAAATGTATTTATGGTATACTGGCTTTGCTGTAACACTGCTCATTAGTATGACGCTTCTGGTAAAAGCAACCCAAGCTTTGCCCATTGGAACCGCCTATGCTGTATGGACTGGCATTGGCGCTGTTGGTACAGCCCTGGTGGGCATATTTGTTTTTAAGGAGCCTACCACGTTTTTAAGGCTCTTTTTCCTATCTACATTAATTATATCAATTGTGGGTTTAAGGGCTGTTTCTCACTAA
- the trhA gene encoding PAQR family membrane homeostasis protein TrhA → MPEKTIAGRFSKKEEQANAISHGIGTILAITGLVFMVIVALKYGTVRGIASASVYGTTLVLLYFSSTLNHSLKVGKAKDFFHNFDQVAIYLLIAGTYTPIALVGLHGDWGWTLFGLQWGFAFAGIIVKVFLPNKFEKGVNIFYIISYIIMGWMLLFFLQPIFRNIPTMGVVFLLIGGACYTLGTVFFKMEKLPYHHLIWHLFVITGSVMHALAVLFYVLPA, encoded by the coding sequence ATGCCTGAAAAAACAATAGCCGGACGTTTTAGTAAAAAAGAGGAACAGGCCAATGCCATTTCGCACGGCATAGGGACCATTTTAGCTATTACCGGACTTGTTTTTATGGTTATTGTGGCACTCAAATATGGCACTGTACGCGGAATTGCCAGTGCCAGTGTTTACGGAACTACATTGGTTTTGCTTTACTTTTCTTCTACTCTTAACCACAGTTTAAAAGTTGGCAAAGCAAAAGATTTCTTCCATAATTTTGATCAGGTTGCCATTTATCTCTTAATTGCAGGAACCTACACGCCTATTGCCCTGGTCGGTTTACATGGAGACTGGGGCTGGACCCTTTTTGGACTTCAATGGGGATTTGCATTTGCCGGCATTATTGTAAAAGTATTTTTGCCCAATAAATTTGAAAAAGGAGTTAATATATTTTACATCATTTCCTACATTATCATGGGATGGATGCTGTTGTTTTTTCTGCAACCAATATTCCGCAATATTCCAACTATGGGTGTAGTTTTTCTCTTAATAGGTGGAGCATGCTACACCCTTGGTACAGTGTTTTTTAAAATGGAAAAATTGCCTTATCACCACCTTATTTGGCATCTGTTTGTTATTACAGGGAGTGTAATGCATGCCCTGGCTGTATTGTTTTATGTGTTGCCGGCTTAG